A genomic region of Oncorhynchus mykiss isolate Arlee chromosome 4, USDA_OmykA_1.1, whole genome shotgun sequence contains the following coding sequences:
- the LOC110522459 gene encoding sterile alpha motif domain-containing protein 15, which translates to MAFLHWSCQDVAKWIISLGYPHYTACFTENLITGKKLIYVNCCYLPRLGITDFEDMKAISAHVRELLGTSEPLWSRSIADPPRDSMGLFLEKKSRTGDWADSFTYTQFLDRKQ; encoded by the exons ATGGCGTTCCTTCACTGGAGTTGCCAGGACGTGGCAAAATGGATAATATCCTTAGGATATCCACATTATACA GCCTGTTTCACTGAGAACCTCATCACAGGTAAAAAGCTGATTTATGTAAATTGCTGCTATCTGCCAAGATTAGGAATCACAGACTTTGAGGATATGAAG GCCATCTCTGCCCATGTGCGTGAGCTGCTGGGGACATCAGAGCCGCTGTGGAGCCGCAGCATCGCAGACCCCCCCAGAGACAGCATGGGCCTGTTCCTGGAGAAGAAGAGCAGAACAGGGGACTGGGCCGATTCCTTCACCTACACACAGTTCCTCGACAGGAAACAATGA